Proteins from one Falco cherrug isolate bFalChe1 chromosome 7, bFalChe1.pri, whole genome shotgun sequence genomic window:
- the TYRO3 gene encoding tyrosine-protein kinase receptor TYRO3 isoform X2, producing the protein MACAAVGPPEPVTIVWWMGDSRVGLPDISPSILNVSGINQSTVFSCEAHNVKGLSSSRTATVQIKAMPLQPLNVTVSQVTSSNASVVWVPGFDGRAPLHSCTLQVAESPDGQEVSTEVTPVPPFAYGVQGLKHSTNYSVRVQCSNEMGSSPFTDRVYFQTLELAPSSTPQNIHVIQTDPGLILEWEGVAPDVLKENVLGYRLEWIQDNVTQGEMIVQDTKANLTTWNPLKDLIIRVCVLNSAGCGPWSDLFLLEAQEVMGGQRQPPYGTSWVPVALGILTALVTAVALALILLRKRRKETRFGHAFGSVVGRGDPAVHFRAARSFNREGPELIEATLESVGISDELKTKLKDVLIQEQQFTLGRMLGKGEFGSVREALLKLDDGSFQKVAVKMLKADIFTSTDIEEFLREAACMKEFDHPHVTKLIGVSLRSRPKGRLPIPMVILPFMKHGDLHAFLLMSRIGENPFNLPVQTLLKFMIDIASGMEYLSSKNFIHRDLAARNCMLDENMNVSVADFGLSKKIYSGDYYRQGCASKLPVKWLALESLADNLYTTHSDVWAFGVTMWEIVTRGQTPYAGIENAEIYNYLISGNRLKQPPECLEDVYDLMCRCWHPEPKLRPSFGVLRSQLEMIRGRMSTLSSSQDPLYVNIGKDKEASASDPALHASFGNTDSDETVAGAAAVVTSDYRYIMSPLCLGDDAEGERHPDGQEGEDKSLLYELETEGERSC; encoded by the exons GTATTAATCAAAGCACAGTTTTCTCCTGCGAAGCTCACAACGTAAAGGGATTGTCTTCATCTCGGACAGCTACTGTTCAAATTAAAG CCATGCCTCTCCAGCCTCTCAATGTAACTGTAAGCCAAGTCACCAGCAGCAATGCCAGCGTGGTCTGGGTGCCAGGATTTGATGGCCGCGCACCCCTCCATTCCTGCACTCTTCAG GTGGCCGAGTCCCCAGATGGCCAGGAGGTCTCTACTGAAGTCACCCCGGTGCCACCCTTTGCCTATGGCGTGCAAGGTCTGAAGCATTCCACCAACTACAGCGTTCGTGTGCAGTGCAGCAACGAGATGGGCAGCTCCCCTTTCACCGACAGGGTTTATTTCCAGACCCTGGAGCTTG CTCCAAGCAGCACCCCGCAAAATATCCATGTTATCCAAACAGATCCTGGTCTGATTTTGGAGTGGGAAGGTGTGGCTCCAGATGTGCTAAAAGAAAATGTCCTGGGATACAGGCTGGAGTGGATCCAGGATAATGTAACTCAG GGGGAGATGATCGTACAGGATACAAAAGCTAATCTCACGACGTGGAATCCTCTCAAGGACTTGATCATCAGGGTGTGTGTGCTGAACTCTGCAGGATGCGGTCCCTGGAGTGACCTCTTCCTGCTTGAAGCCCAGGAGGTCATGG GTGGCCAGAGACAGCCTCCTTATGGGACGTCCTGGGTTCCTGTAGCGCTGGGCATTCTCACAGCTCTGGTCACGGCTGTTGCCCTGGCTCTTATTCTCCTTcgaaaaagaagaaaggaaactcGGTTTGG CCATGCCTTTGGCAGCGTGGTTGGCAGAGGGGATCCAGCAGTCCATTTCAGAGCTGCCAGGTCTTTCAACAGGGAGGGCCCGGAGCTCATTGAAGCAACAT tggagaGTGTAGGGATCAGTGATGAGCTGAAGACAAAACTCAAAGATGTCCTAATCCAGGAACAGCAGTTCACCTTGGGAAGAATGTTGGGCAAGG GGGAATTTGGGTCAGTTCGAGAGGCGCTACTGAAGCTCGATGATGGTTCTTTCCAGAAAGTGGCAGTGAAGATGCTGAAAG CGGACATCTTTACCTCGACTGACATCGAGGAGTTCCTGCGAGAGGCTGCGTGTATGAAGGAGTTTGACCACCCGCACGTCACGAAGCTGATCG GAGTCAGTCTGCGGAGCCGTCCCAAGGGCCGTCTCCCAATCCCCATGGTGATCCTGCCCTTCATGAAGCATGGAGACCTTCATGCATTTCTGCTGATGTCACGGATTGGCGAAAACCCTTTT AACTTGCCTGTTCAGACACTCCTCAAGTTCATGATTGACATTGCCAGTGGGATGGAGTACTTGAGCTCAAAAAATTTCATACACAGGGACCTTGCAGCTCGGAACTGCAT GTTGGATGAGAACATGAACGTGAGCGTTGCAGACTTTGGGCTTTCTAAGAAGATCTACAGTGGAGACTACTACCGTCAGGGCTGTGCCTCCAAGCTGCCGGTGAAGTGGCTTGCTCTGGAAAGTCTGGCGGATAATCTGTACACGACACACAGTGATGTG TGGGCGTTTGGGGTGACCATGTGGGAGATTGTGACCCGAGGGCAAACCCCTTATGCTGGCATTGAGAATGCAGAAATCTACAACTACCTCATCAGCGGGAACAGGCTGAAGCAGCCACCAGAGTGCCTGGAAGATGT CTACGATCTCATGTGCAGATGCTGGCATCCTGAGCCCAAACTACGTCCCAGCTTTGGAGTGCTCCGGTCCCAGCTGGAAATGATTCGGGGGAGGATGTCCACGCTCTCTTCCAGTCAAGATCCTCTCTATGTCAACATTGGGAAGGACAAAGAGGCGTCTGCGAGTGACCCTGCCCTTCACGCCTCCTTTGGAAACACGGACAGTGATGAGACcgtggctggggcagctgctgttgTCACAAGTGACTATCGCTACATCATGAGCCCCTTGTGCCTTGGAGATGATGCCGAGGGTGAAAGGCATCCAGatgggcaggagggggaggacAAAAGCCTTCTGTATGAGCTGGAGACagaaggagagaggagctgTTAG